The following proteins are co-located in the Gordonia polyisoprenivorans genome:
- a CDS encoding serine/threonine-protein kinase, with translation MTLRVGSTFAGYTVLAPLGAGGMGEVYLVEHPHLLRRQALKVISRLGAGNDEFARRFLHEARTAAALDHPGIITVHDFGIVDETPWFTMSYIDGADLSAADLTPDEVVHIVSRVADALDHAHNQGVVHRDIKPANIVVTRAASTQEIDRVIVLDFGIAKLADGNATPLTATNAIIGTLAYCAPEIIEGGAATARSDQYSLACTAYQLLTGTTPFHAAEPAALIRDHLARPAPALGLAHPDLAGLDAAFATALAKHPENRHRDCRSFAAALAATSTATNTIASPDPTTTTLPRVPHTQWRTRPPRIPPPRTPPPGTPPQRTPPPGTPPQRTRPATDARPRPPTPIPQAPTPPTPIPPPAPARRTGGTTARLCAAILALAGVAMVAGSLLGWATISFTDTTGRQRSYTISGLGTVDHGGAAGDFDPLSVAHYTAAGMPTVICGALLVLAAGALCIRRLVIVGARHRPSPLASLPALHRFSPPASLPALVGVVAGGAGAFFAARAIRDPWRAVASTDPSLTPFQQWLDAATVGPGLWMVAASAAVGVVVSIVAAIVGSPTTSRRGA, from the coding sequence CATCTCGCGTCTCGGGGCGGGTAACGACGAGTTCGCTCGACGCTTCCTCCACGAGGCCCGCACCGCCGCCGCCCTGGATCATCCGGGCATCATCACGGTGCACGACTTCGGGATCGTCGACGAGACACCGTGGTTCACGATGAGTTACATCGATGGTGCCGACCTGAGCGCCGCGGACCTCACCCCCGACGAGGTCGTGCACATCGTGAGCCGCGTCGCCGACGCCCTCGACCACGCCCACAACCAAGGAGTGGTGCACCGCGACATCAAGCCCGCGAACATCGTCGTGACCCGTGCGGCGTCAACACAGGAGATCGACCGGGTCATCGTCCTGGACTTCGGGATCGCCAAGCTCGCCGACGGCAATGCCACACCACTGACCGCGACCAACGCCATCATCGGCACCCTGGCCTACTGCGCGCCCGAGATCATCGAGGGCGGCGCCGCGACCGCACGCTCGGATCAATACTCCCTGGCGTGCACGGCCTATCAGCTCCTCACCGGCACCACACCGTTCCACGCGGCCGAGCCCGCCGCCCTGATCCGCGACCATCTGGCCCGGCCCGCCCCCGCACTCGGCCTCGCCCATCCCGACCTCGCCGGGCTCGACGCGGCCTTCGCCACCGCACTGGCCAAACACCCCGAGAACCGCCACCGCGACTGCCGATCGTTCGCCGCCGCGCTCGCCGCGACGAGCACCGCAACGAACACCATCGCGTCTCCGGACCCAACGACGACGACGCTGCCCCGAGTGCCCCACACCCAGTGGCGCACTCGACCACCGCGAATCCCGCCCCCGCGGACCCCACCGCCTGGGACCCCACCACAGCGAACCCCGCCACCCGGGACCCCACCACAGCGCACTCGGCCCGCCACCGACGCCCGGCCCCGACCGCCCACTCCGATCCCACAGGCGCCAACCCCGCCCACTCCGATCCCGCCGCCGGCTCCCGCACGACGCACCGGCGGAACCACCGCCAGGCTCTGCGCCGCGATCCTCGCCCTTGCCGGCGTCGCGATGGTCGCCGGAAGTCTGCTCGGCTGGGCGACGATCTCGTTCACCGACACCACCGGCCGGCAACGGAGTTACACCATCAGTGGACTCGGCACCGTCGACCACGGTGGTGCCGCGGGGGACTTCGATCCGCTCTCCGTCGCGCACTACACCGCAGCGGGCATGCCGACGGTCATCTGCGGGGCGCTACTCGTACTCGCCGCGGGTGCGCTCTGCATACGCCGACTGGTGATCGTCGGCGCACGGCATCGACCCAGCCCGCTCGCTTCACTCCCAGCGCTGCACCGATTCAGCCCGCCCGCTTCGCTCCCGGCGCTGGTCGGTGTCGTCGCAGGCGGGGCCGGTGCATTCTTCGCCGCACGCGCGATCCGCGACCCGTGGCGCGCGGTCGCCTCGACCGATCCCTCGCTGACGCCGTTTCAGCAGTGGCTCGACGCGGCCACCGTCGGTCCCGGCCTGTGGATGGTGGCCGCGAGCGCCGCGGTCGGCGTCGTCGTGTCGATCGTGGCCGCGATCGTCGGCTCGCCGACCACCTCGCGTCGAGGGGCATGA
- a CDS encoding Pr6Pr family membrane protein, whose amino-acid sequence MSEISVPSGIDERQWWIRLLRLGFAALGAAALILLPIRQADVDGFTLGNYLSYFTVLSNIAAVCVLTIGAAFAPESVVWQWIRGAATTCMAITGIVYALLLSGIDVNLNIEWINSVLHRVLPVVLLVDWIMVRPRRLPAWSWWSWLAIPLVYGVYTLTRGTVVDWYPYPFIDPRTQGYLSMTMSMIVIVIGMAGLAFAVSWLGTRLPWRTAESTG is encoded by the coding sequence ATGTCGGAAATCTCCGTCCCGTCCGGGATCGACGAACGGCAGTGGTGGATTCGACTCCTGCGGTTGGGCTTTGCGGCCCTGGGTGCGGCGGCGTTGATCCTGTTGCCCATCCGGCAGGCCGACGTCGACGGTTTCACCCTTGGTAACTACCTGAGCTACTTCACAGTGCTGTCGAACATCGCCGCCGTCTGCGTGTTGACGATCGGTGCCGCATTCGCACCGGAATCCGTTGTGTGGCAATGGATCAGGGGTGCAGCCACCACATGCATGGCGATCACCGGGATCGTCTACGCCCTGCTGCTCTCGGGCATCGACGTGAACCTGAACATCGAGTGGATCAACTCGGTGCTACACCGTGTGCTGCCGGTGGTCCTGCTCGTCGACTGGATCATGGTGCGACCGCGCCGCCTACCCGCGTGGAGTTGGTGGAGTTGGCTGGCCATCCCCTTGGTCTACGGCGTGTACACACTCACGAGGGGAACCGTCGTCGACTGGTATCCGTATCCGTTCATCGACCCGCGCACACAGGGGTACCTGTCCATGACGATGTCGATGATCGTCATCGTCATCGGGATGGCCGGGCTCGCGTTCGCCGTGTCCTGGCTCGGGACGCGGCTGCCGTGGCGAACGGCCGAATCCACCGGGTGA
- a CDS encoding sigma-54-dependent Fis family transcriptional regulator — MTIDTTSAAHPDPRHRTPGRQVIAASWRRSALSGIRPDRDVLPAPVDISSADPLLDAARPVLDDAASRIVGSEMSLLLVDHECRMVSRVTGGTTIERALDGAGAASGVPFGEAAVGTTALGTPAEIRRGVMVNSSEHYLEKFKRLSCFGQPIIHPATRRLVGSLCMTEVADNTNPLAVPFVNGIVADIADRLLDRSRSHQRRVLDAFQRAAPRRDVAVAAIGDDIQLTNTLAAELLCASDFGALRAVVADPALHPTTLSLTLTGGTGVEILVEPVAGTHGAALFHLRPLTVGATSTPTPTRPASVAAGIAITGEPGTGRSTTARALAADLGGGHRPPIVVDIADALIDGTAPDIAAVLARCRAESVALVVDGAELLDDRSLTLLRHAAGRATPAAPVIVVTGPPAQLGAGAAALIGHCPRRVDLPPLRQRSTELAAIASGIVADLAPDTALSSGATDCLLSQEWLGNLTELVSVLDEAVATCRSRSARTIEVADLPERYRTTSRAAHLAGREQAERQAIIDALERCSHNKVQAARELGISRTTLYARMRALGI; from the coding sequence GTGACCATCGACACAACATCGGCAGCGCACCCGGATCCTCGCCACCGGACTCCCGGCCGACAGGTCATCGCAGCGTCCTGGCGGCGATCGGCGTTGTCCGGAATCCGCCCCGACCGAGATGTACTGCCCGCGCCGGTCGACATCTCGTCGGCCGACCCGCTCCTCGACGCCGCCCGGCCCGTCCTCGACGACGCCGCCTCGCGGATCGTCGGCAGCGAGATGTCGCTACTGCTCGTCGACCACGAATGCCGCATGGTCTCCCGCGTCACCGGCGGCACCACCATCGAGCGCGCTCTCGACGGCGCAGGCGCGGCCAGCGGGGTGCCCTTCGGCGAAGCCGCGGTCGGCACCACCGCGCTCGGCACGCCCGCCGAGATCCGTCGCGGCGTGATGGTCAACAGCTCCGAGCACTACCTCGAGAAGTTCAAGCGACTCAGCTGCTTCGGTCAGCCGATCATCCATCCGGCCACCCGACGCCTCGTGGGCAGTCTGTGCATGACCGAGGTCGCCGACAACACCAACCCGTTGGCGGTGCCGTTCGTCAACGGCATCGTCGCCGACATCGCCGATCGGCTCCTCGATCGCTCCCGTTCACATCAACGACGGGTGCTCGACGCATTCCAGCGCGCCGCCCCGCGACGCGATGTCGCCGTCGCCGCCATCGGTGACGACATCCAGCTCACCAATACCCTTGCCGCCGAACTACTCTGCGCGTCCGACTTCGGCGCGCTGCGGGCCGTGGTGGCCGACCCGGCACTGCACCCGACCACGCTGTCGCTGACCCTGACCGGCGGGACCGGCGTGGAGATCCTCGTCGAACCGGTGGCGGGAACCCACGGAGCGGCACTGTTCCACCTGCGGCCGCTGACCGTCGGAGCCACCTCGACCCCCACCCCCACCCGCCCGGCCTCGGTGGCCGCGGGCATCGCGATCACCGGTGAGCCGGGTACCGGACGCAGCACGACGGCCCGGGCGCTGGCCGCCGACCTCGGCGGCGGTCACCGACCACCGATCGTCGTCGACATCGCCGACGCCCTCATCGACGGCACCGCGCCGGACATCGCAGCGGTGCTCGCCCGGTGCCGCGCGGAGTCGGTGGCGCTGGTCGTCGACGGCGCCGAACTCCTCGACGACCGGTCGCTGACCCTGCTGCGCCATGCCGCGGGCCGGGCGACACCGGCCGCGCCGGTGATCGTGGTGACCGGTCCGCCGGCGCAACTCGGCGCCGGGGCCGCGGCTCTCATCGGGCACTGCCCGCGTCGGGTGGACCTGCCGCCGCTGCGCCAGCGCAGCACCGAGCTCGCCGCGATCGCCAGTGGCATCGTCGCCGACCTCGCACCGGACACCGCCCTGTCGAGCGGGGCCACCGACTGCCTGCTCAGTCAGGAGTGGCTGGGCAACCTCACCGAGTTGGTGTCGGTGCTCGACGAGGCGGTGGCCACCTGCCGATCCCGCTCGGCGCGCACGATCGAGGTCGCCGACCTCCCCGAGCGGTACCGCACCACGAGCCGCGCCGCGCATCTCGCCGGTCGCGAACAGGCCGAGCGTCAGGCGATCATCGACGCGTTGGAACGCTGCTCGCACAACAAGGTTCAGGCCGCCCGGGAACTCGGGATCTCCCGGACCACGCTGTACGCGCGGATGCGGGCG